The proteins below are encoded in one region of Brassica napus cultivar Da-Ae chromosome A6, Da-Ae, whole genome shotgun sequence:
- the LOC106346912 gene encoding kinesin-like protein KIN-8A, giving the protein MPVSTRSKAMMNHEQSRRQEYTNPHQGLKEKMRALTLLYEQQKRASFSLRNNPNHLHHSPKPQDLRFKPPEMLDSCKKLHKDPNFADDETKENNVADADRVFGTNTAPVKSSTVIRKLSMGNGAEKGENFEACGGSRIMVFVRLRPMGKKERENGSRCCVKVLNKRDVYLTEFTNDNDYLRLKRLRVRHFTFDSSFPETTTQREVYSTTTGDLLEAVLEGRNGSVFCYGATGAGKTYTMLGTVENPGVMVLAIKDLFAKVRERSLDGNHTVHLSYLEVYNETVRDLLSPGRPLILREDKQGIVAAGLTQYRAYSTDEVMALLQRGNQNRTTEPTRCNETSSRSHAILQVVVEYKTRDASMNVISRVGKLSLIDLAGSERAIATDQRTLRSLEGANINRSLLALSSCINALVEGKKHIPYRNSKLTQLLKDSLGGSCNTVMIANISPSNHSFGETQNTLHWADRAKEIRVKGCEVNEEVVVQVSEGPDQAKLVLELQEENRELRVKLVEQEQKVLTLEAETIAAANNNISPTPPSISSLMTPPSALTAQQKKKPRHSLLSGTCFTPESSKRRKAEDAVKELQLTVKALKMEMERMKREHVVQMKKQKEELMKELCSKKSEKTPERGKETTTRRIVTRGSLRPKEREKELIKSPSHRFASPAAAAKKRSFWDITVANSPSLDRRKTRSHVLPVNQEAPSMLLQPGFARPRTTTTTTTQKKH; this is encoded by the exons ATGCCTGTATCGACCCGATCCAAGGCGATGATGAATCACGAGCAAAGCAGGCGGCAAGAATACACGAATCCACATCAAGGGCTTAAGGAAAAGATGAGAGCTTTGACTCTCTTGTACGAGCAGCAAAAGCGAGCCTCTTTCTCTCTCAGGAACAACCCTAACCATCTTCACCACTCCCCAAAACCCCAAGATCTGAGGTTTAAGCCTCCCGAGATGCTCGATTCTTGCAAGAAACTTCATAAAGATCCAAACTTTGCCGACGATGAGACCAAGGAGAACAATGTAGCCGACGCAGATCGGGTTTTTGGTACCAACACGGCTCCGGTTAAGTCTTCTACTGTGATTAGAAAGCTCTCGATGGGTAACGGAGCTGAGAAAGGTGAAAACTTTGAGGCTTGTGGTGGGAGTAGGATCATGGTGTTTGTTAGGCTTAGACCAATGGGGAAGAAGGAAAGAGAGAACGGGTCAAGATGCTGCGTCAAGGTTTTGAACAAAAGAGATGTTTATCTAACGGAGTTCACTAACGATAACGACTACTTAAGGCTTAAGAGGCTCCGTGTTCGTCATTTCACGTTTGATTCTTCTTTTCCTGAGACCACAACACAACGAGAAGTCTATTCCACCAC AACAGGAGATCTGTTGGAAGCAGTGCTTGAAGGAAGGAACGGTTCTGTGTTCTGCTACGGTGCTACGGGAGCAGGCAAGACTTATACAATGCTGGGGACGGTGGAGAATCCAGGTGTGATGGTTTTAGCGATTAAAGACTTGTTTGCTAAGGTTAGAGAGAGGAGTTTAGATGGGAACCATACTGTTCATCTGTCTTATCTTGAAGTCTATAATGAAACCGTTAGAGACTTGCTTTCTCCTGGTAGACCTCTCATTCTCCGTGAAGATAAACAG GGAATTGTGGCAGCTGGTCTCACTCAGTACAGAGCTTATTCCACAGATGAG GTTATGGCTTTGCTCCAAAGGGGAAACCAAAACAGAACCACTGAGCCAACTCGTTGCAATGAGACATCTTCACGCTCACACGCCATCCTTCAG GTTGTAGTGGAGTATAAGACTAGAGATGCTTCCATGAATGTCATCAGCCGAGTTGGGAAGCTGTCTCTCATTGATCTTGCAGGATCAGAGAGAGCTATAGCAACTGATCAAAGGACGCTTAGATCTCTCGAAGGAGCCAACATAAACAGATCGCTTCTTGCGTTAAGTAGCTGCATCAACGCGCTTGTGGAAGGGAAGAAACACATTCCTTACAGAAACTCAAAGCTGACACAGCTGCTCAAAGACTCGCTAGGCGGTTCGTGTAACACGGTGATGATTGCTAATATAAGTCCAAGCAATCATTCTTTTGGTGAGACGCAGAACACTCTCCATTGGGCAGATCGAGCTAAGGAGATTCGTGTGAAGGGATGTGAAGTAAATGAAGAGGTGGTGGTTCAAGTGAGTGAAGGGCCTGATCAGGCCAAGCTAGTGTTGGAGCTTCAGGAAGAGAACCGTGAGCTGCGTGTAAAGCTCGTGGAACAGGAGCAGAAGGTTTTGACTCTTGAAGCAGAGACCATAGCAGCTGCTAACAACAACATATCTCCAACACCTCCATCAATCTCATCTCTAATGACTCCACCATCAGCATTAACAGCTCAGCAGAAGAAGAAACCGAGGCACTCGTTGTTATCAGGGACATGTTTCACACCAGAATCATCCAAAAGGAGAAAAGCAGAAGATGCAGTGAAGGAGCTTCAGCTGACTGTCAAGGCACTGAAGATGGAGATGGAGAGAATGAAGAGGGAACATGTGGTGCAGATGAAGAAGCAAAAGGAAGAGCTGATGAAAGAACTGTGTAGTAAAAAGAGCGAGAAAACTCCAGAGAGAGGCAAAGAGACAACAACAAGGAGGATTGTGACGAGAGGGAGCTTGAGAccaaaggagagagagaaggagctGATAAAAAGTCCTAGTCATAGGTTTGCATCTCCAGCTGCAGCAGCTAAAAAGAGAAGCTTTTGGGACATAACCGTAGCTAATAGTCCTTCGTTGGATAGAAGGAAAACGAGAAGCCATGTGCTTCCTGTTAATCAAGAAGCTCCTTCAATGCTGCTTCAG cCGGGGTTTGCTCGTCCaaggacaacaacaacaacaacaacacaaaagaagCATTAA
- the LOC106346911 gene encoding 60S ribosomal protein L6-1-like has product MPAAKQRTPKVSRNPDLIRGVGKYSRSQMYHKRGLWAIKAKNGGVFPRHDAKSKVEAPVEKPPKFYPAEDVKKPLANRRKPKPTKLKASITPGTVLIILAGRFKGKRVVFLKQLASGLLLVTGPFKINGVPLRRVNQSYVIGTSTKVDISGVSIEKFDDKYFGKVAEKKTKKGEGEFFEADKEVKKEIPQEKKEDQKTVDAALIKAIEAVPELKTYLGARFSLSQGMKPHELVF; this is encoded by the exons atGCCGGCGGCGAAGCAGAGGACCCCGAAAGTTAGCCGTAACCCTGATCTGATCAGGGGTGTAGGCAAATACTCTCGCTCGCAAATGTACCACAAGAGAGGTTTGTGGGCAATTAAGGCCAAGAACGGCGGCGTTTTCCCTCGTCACGACGCTAAGTCCAAAGTGGAAGCTCCCGTTGAGAAGCCGCCTAAGTTTTATCCGGCTGAAGACGTTAAGAAGCCGCTCGCTAACAGACGCAAACCTAAGCCTACCAAGCTCAA AGCAAGCATAACTCCAGGAACTGTGTTGATCATCCTTGCTGGTAGATTCAAGGGAAAGAGAGTTGTCTTCCTCAAGCAACTTGCTTCTGGTTTGCTTTTGGTTACAG GACCATTCAAGATCAATGGTGTGCCATTGAGACGTGTTAACCAGTCCTATGTGATCGGAACCTCCACCAAGGTTGACATTTCTGGAGTCAGCATTGAGAAGTTCGATGACAAGTACTTCGGAAAGGTTGCTGAGAAGAAAACCAAGAAAGGAGAAGGCGAGTTCTTTGAAGCAGATAAAGAG GTGAAGAAAGAGATCCCACAGgagaagaaagaagaccagAAGACCGTGGATGCAGCTCTTATCAAAGCCATTGAAGCAGTGCCAGAGCTCAAGACTTACCTCGGCGCCAGGTTCTCATTGTCACAAGGAATGAAACCCCATGAGCTTGTTTTCTAG